One segment of Azospirillaceae bacterium DNA contains the following:
- a CDS encoding AAA family ATPase — protein MNGSDDAQPLVLNRSGGRPPAEFRPVEDRPDDGLIDVWGIVSVLKRRKLIMLFTVTVCLVGLTAVIAQRKAQFTAKGVVSLDTPAPTNVVFDAANQTFRFDNATITRELELLRSGELALRTAESLGLATDPRFWKAIGKVEDAEKGGGASRFLSMLPDAVRSPVEQAVDFVRSLRPAKVEEVEDGEATAGTNREAAQELLKRSTVTAIGQGPVFEFAFKAEDPRVAARIVNRHLENYIEDRITQADSGRTRAVTWLEDRVERARQDLADAEAKLGRYRAETGLTKDRDSNVINTLILQTSTDLNAAQTELARKQAAVQQTERALGSGGVDAVLNAIQSGAVTIMREQLSRLHQRAGELQTTHGERHPDLQKVRSEIQAVQGAITREGRRYLNEMRTDLAVARQNVETIRQRLEQYKREFSELQNHDKGQNVLAQEVDAQRQVFMALMEKLKEVQHTTGASAEARIITRASTPARADFPSKSVLLAAAGIVSLTVGLLAAFLAELMERGYRRGTDLERQHGVTVVTTMPELKLRKRRNGQELSAGTSAPIMYFRETLRSIHVMLDINRRRNQGVSVLVTSSLPKEGKTFLTSSLAREIGASGRRVIVVDCDLRRPNLGETFSVQRTEGLVEVVAQGADYRGLIHIDPVSGVHVLSAGTGGEQAQRLLRSNRFVQLLDELKRQYDYVLLDSPPVLAAADAKMLACISDIVLMAVRWRSTRRIAVSQTVKELAELGCNNVAAIITRAEFRSITDSEPSGGVVYPLAA, from the coding sequence ATGAACGGCTCCGACGACGCGCAGCCCCTTGTTCTCAACCGTTCCGGCGGCCGGCCCCCGGCCGAATTCAGGCCGGTGGAGGACCGACCCGATGACGGCCTCATCGACGTCTGGGGAATCGTGTCGGTCCTCAAGCGCCGCAAACTCATCATGCTCTTCACCGTCACGGTGTGCCTGGTTGGGCTGACCGCCGTCATTGCGCAACGCAAGGCGCAGTTCACGGCAAAAGGTGTGGTCTCGCTGGACACGCCCGCTCCGACGAACGTCGTTTTCGATGCGGCGAATCAAACGTTCCGTTTCGACAACGCGACGATCACGCGCGAGCTGGAGCTGCTGCGCTCGGGCGAGTTGGCGCTGCGGACGGCGGAGTCCCTCGGGCTTGCAACCGATCCTCGTTTCTGGAAGGCCATCGGCAAGGTCGAGGATGCGGAGAAGGGGGGCGGCGCATCGCGCTTCCTGTCCATGTTGCCGGATGCCGTCCGCAGCCCGGTCGAGCAGGCCGTCGACTTCGTCCGCTCCCTCAGGCCCGCGAAGGTCGAGGAGGTCGAGGACGGGGAAGCCACGGCCGGCACCAACCGTGAGGCGGCACAGGAGCTGCTCAAGCGATCGACCGTTACGGCCATCGGGCAGGGCCCCGTCTTTGAATTCGCCTTCAAGGCGGAAGACCCGCGGGTCGCCGCGCGGATCGTGAACCGTCACCTTGAGAACTACATCGAGGATCGGATCACCCAGGCGGACAGTGGCCGCACGCGGGCGGTCACCTGGTTGGAGGACCGGGTCGAGCGCGCCCGGCAGGACCTGGCCGACGCCGAGGCCAAGTTGGGCAGGTACCGCGCCGAAACGGGCCTGACGAAGGACCGGGACTCCAATGTCATCAACACTCTCATCCTGCAGACATCGACGGACCTGAACGCCGCGCAAACCGAACTCGCGCGCAAGCAGGCCGCCGTCCAGCAGACCGAGCGCGCCCTGGGGTCCGGCGGCGTCGATGCCGTCCTGAACGCGATCCAGTCGGGTGCCGTGACCATCATGCGCGAGCAGTTGTCCCGCCTGCACCAGCGCGCGGGCGAACTGCAGACCACCCATGGCGAGCGCCACCCCGACCTTCAGAAGGTGCGGTCGGAAATCCAGGCTGTGCAGGGCGCGATCACCCGGGAAGGCCGCCGGTACCTGAACGAGATGCGGACCGATCTGGCCGTGGCACGGCAGAACGTCGAAACGATCCGGCAGCGCCTGGAGCAGTACAAGCGCGAGTTCAGCGAGCTGCAGAACCATGACAAGGGGCAGAACGTCCTGGCGCAGGAGGTCGACGCCCAGCGGCAGGTGTTCATGGCCCTCATGGAAAAGTTGAAGGAGGTCCAGCACACCACCGGGGCGTCGGCCGAGGCCCGGATCATCACCCGCGCCAGCACACCCGCGCGTGCGGACTTCCCGTCCAAATCGGTGCTGCTGGCGGCGGCCGGCATCGTGTCGCTGACCGTGGGCCTTCTGGCCGCTTTCCTCGCCGAACTGATGGAGCGGGGGTACCGGCGCGGAACCGACCTGGAGCGCCAGCATGGCGTGACGGTCGTGACCACCATGCCCGAACTCAAGCTGCGCAAGCGGCGGAACGGGCAGGAGCTGTCGGCCGGGACCTCGGCGCCGATCATGTACTTCCGCGAGACGCTGCGCTCGATCCACGTGATGCTGGACATCAACCGTCGCCGCAACCAGGGCGTTTCCGTTCTGGTCACCTCGTCCCTGCCGAAGGAGGGCAAGACCTTCCTCACCAGCTCGCTGGCCCGGGAAATCGGGGCATCCGGACGCCGTGTGATCGTCGTCGACTGCGACCTGAGGCGCCCGAACCTGGGCGAGACCTTCTCGGTCCAGCGGACGGAGGGTTTGGTGGAGGTCGTCGCCCAGGGCGCGGACTACCGTGGCCTCATCCATATCGATCCGGTGTCGGGCGTCCATGTGCTGTCGGCCGGCACGGGCGGCGAGCAGGCCCAGAGGCTGCTGCGGTCCAACCGGTTCGTCCAACTCCTGGACGAGCTCAAGCGCCAGTACGACTATGTGCTGCTCGACTCGCCCCCGGTCCTGGCGGCGGCCGATGCGAAGATGCTGGCCTGCATCTCCGATATCGTCCTCATGGCCGTGCGTTGGCGCAGCACGCGGCGGATCGCGGTCTCGCAGACCGTGAAGGAGCTGGCCGAACTCGGGTGCAACAACGTCGCCGCCATCATCACCCGGGCCGAATTCCGGTCCATTACGGATAGCGAGCCGTCCGGCGGCGTCGTCTACCCCTTGGCTGCCTGA
- a CDS encoding UDP-glucuronic acid decarboxylase family protein: MNGARKYGMRGRALVTGGAGFLGSHLCERLLEMDYEVLCVDNFFTGTRENIGHLLDNPRFELMRHDITFPLYVEVDAIYNLACPASPVHYQHDPVQTTKTSVHGSINMLGLAKRLKARILQASTSEVYGDPEVHPQPEAYWGRVNPVGPRACYDEGKRCAETLFFDYHRQHNVDIRVVRIFNTYGPRMHPNDGRVVSNFIVQALRGEDITVHGDGSQTRSFCYVDDLIDGMIRFMHAERAGPGPLNIGNPAEFTIRQLAETVIRKTGSTSRIVERPLPQDDPRQRRPDITKAQELLGWSPTVPLEAGLDRTIAYFKRFATVPA; the protein is encoded by the coding sequence ATGAACGGAGCTCGCAAATACGGGATGCGTGGACGGGCCCTGGTGACCGGCGGGGCGGGTTTCCTGGGCTCGCACCTTTGCGAGCGGCTGCTGGAGATGGACTACGAAGTCCTGTGCGTGGACAACTTCTTCACCGGCACCCGTGAAAACATCGGGCACCTGCTCGATAACCCCCGGTTCGAGTTGATGCGCCACGACATCACGTTCCCCCTCTATGTGGAGGTGGACGCCATCTACAATCTCGCCTGCCCGGCCTCCCCCGTCCACTACCAGCACGACCCAGTCCAGACCACCAAGACCAGCGTGCATGGATCCATCAACATGCTCGGCCTGGCCAAGCGCCTGAAGGCCCGCATCCTCCAGGCCTCCACCTCCGAGGTCTACGGCGACCCCGAGGTGCACCCGCAGCCCGAAGCCTATTGGGGCCGGGTGAACCCTGTGGGTCCGCGGGCCTGCTACGATGAGGGAAAGCGCTGCGCCGAGACGCTGTTCTTCGACTACCACCGCCAGCACAACGTCGATATCCGCGTGGTGCGGATCTTCAACACCTACGGGCCGCGCATGCACCCGAACGACGGCCGCGTGGTTTCGAACTTCATCGTGCAGGCACTGCGCGGGGAGGACATCACCGTCCACGGCGACGGCAGCCAGACCCGCTCGTTCTGCTACGTGGACGATCTGATCGACGGCATGATCCGCTTCATGCATGCCGAGCGCGCCGGGCCCGGACCGCTGAACATCGGCAATCCCGCCGAGTTCACGATCCGCCAGCTGGCGGAAACCGTGATCCGGAAAACGGGTTCGACCTCGCGCATCGTCGAACGCCCGTTGCCGCAGGATGACCCGCGCCAACGCCGTCCGGACATCACCAAGGCGCAGGAACTGCTGGGCTGGTCGCCGACCGTCCCGCTCGAAGCGGGTCTCGACCGAACGATCGCCTACTTCAAGCGCTTCGCAACCGTCCCGGCATAA
- a CDS encoding NUDIX hydrolase, whose protein sequence is MSRRDYPHRPWVGVGVVVWWNGRVLLVQRAKAPRRGQWGLPGGAQHLGETVFEAAVREVREETGLEVTPYGVVTVVDSIVRDDRGSVQWHYTLVEVGATCSGGTPVVGDDAAAAGWYTLTEAEGLVEWDETLRVIRLAEALRPA, encoded by the coding sequence GTGAGCCGCCGGGATTATCCGCACCGGCCATGGGTCGGTGTCGGCGTTGTGGTCTGGTGGAACGGGCGCGTGCTGCTGGTGCAGCGCGCCAAAGCGCCGCGTCGGGGCCAGTGGGGCCTTCCCGGCGGCGCCCAGCACCTCGGCGAAACCGTATTCGAAGCGGCGGTGCGCGAGGTTCGCGAGGAAACCGGGCTGGAGGTGACGCCCTACGGCGTCGTGACCGTCGTGGACTCCATCGTCCGCGATGATCGCGGCAGCGTGCAATGGCACTACACCCTGGTCGAAGTGGGCGCGACCTGTTCCGGCGGCACGCCCGTCGTCGGCGATGACGCGGCCGCCGCCGGGTGGTACACCCTGACCGAGGCCGAAGGGCTGGTCGAGTGGGACGAAACACTGCGCGTCATCCGTTTGGCGGAGGCCCTCCGCCCGGCCTGA
- a CDS encoding EamA family transporter, protein MTLAATSADRGRATLVGAGAVALWSSLALLATMTGPLPPFQVTAITIAVGALVGMATSIAGGRNVLAPLRQRPSAWLLGVAGLFGYHALYFVALRLAPPVEANLINYLWPLLIVVFSGLLPGERLGRAQLAGAALGLAGTALVVTGGDGLSVQAAHLPGYLAALSCAVVWAAYSVLSRLFGDVPTDAVSGFCLVTSLLAALCHLAFETWVPPSATDWVLLLVMGLGPLGAAFFLWDHGVKRGDIQVLGAVSYSTPLLSTLLLVVSGRAAPSLAVLAATVLIVGGAFLASRGLMRKDPHPDTH, encoded by the coding sequence ATGACCCTCGCCGCCACTTCGGCCGACCGTGGCCGCGCGACCCTTGTCGGTGCCGGCGCCGTTGCACTTTGGTCCAGCTTGGCCCTGCTGGCGACGATGACCGGACCGCTTCCGCCGTTCCAGGTCACCGCCATCACCATCGCCGTCGGGGCGCTGGTGGGCATGGCCACGTCGATCGCGGGGGGCCGCAACGTCCTGGCACCGCTCCGCCAGCGCCCATCCGCATGGCTTCTGGGGGTGGCCGGTCTGTTCGGCTACCACGCGCTCTACTTCGTGGCACTGCGTCTGGCCCCGCCGGTCGAAGCGAACCTGATCAACTATCTGTGGCCGCTGCTGATCGTCGTGTTCTCGGGCCTGCTGCCCGGCGAGCGGCTGGGGCGGGCGCAACTGGCCGGCGCCGCGCTCGGCTTGGCGGGAACCGCCCTGGTGGTCACCGGCGGCGACGGCCTGTCGGTCCAAGCCGCCCACCTGCCGGGATACCTGGCGGCCCTGAGCTGCGCGGTGGTCTGGGCCGCCTATTCGGTGCTGAGCCGGCTGTTCGGCGATGTTCCCACGGATGCCGTTTCCGGGTTCTGCCTGGTGACATCCCTCCTGGCCGCCCTTTGCCATCTCGCCTTCGAGACGTGGGTCCCGCCCTCGGCCACGGACTGGGTCCTGTTGCTGGTCATGGGGTTGGGCCCGTTGGGGGCCGCCTTCTTCCTCTGGGACCACGGGGTGAAGCGCGGCGACATCCAGGTTCTGGGCGCGGTCTCCTACTCGACCCCGCTCCTGTCCACCCTGCTCCTGGTCGTGAGCGGACGGGCAGCGCCAAGCCTTGCCGTGCTCGCCGCCACCGTGCTGATCGTCGGCGGGGCGTTCCTGGCAAGCCGGGGACTGATGCGCAAGGATCCGCACCCGGATACCCACTGA
- a CDS encoding ABC transporter ATP-binding protein/permease — MPTNAKTFLRDLWRLSLPYFVSEERWSARGLLASIIGLNLFQVYLNVVFNEWNGRFYDTLQNRDETRFWVELGIFGWLATVFIVAALASFYLNYTLQIRWRRWLTHLYAEQWLSELTYYRLQFSTQPTDNPDQRISEDIRLFISQTLTLTLGLLSAVVTLISFAGILWTLSGPATIPLMGTQITIPGYMVWAAVLYAVFGTVVTHLIGRRLIPINFEKEKVEADFRFALARFRENQEPIALIGGEDAEMRGFSKLFAAIVRNWKLFVTYNLRVLTFTTGFNQAAIIFPFLVGAPRFFAGTITLGQLMQISNAFGQVQNSLTFFVDAYTQLANWAATVRRLTTFEEAVREVRATQSAGARIERGTGDDPGLSIEHVRLDLPHGAGKLADADLTVAPGERVLVSGPSGSGKSTLFRAIAGLWPYGGGTVRLPAGARVMFVPQRPYLPIGTVKEIVCFPGDPAATQDADVHKALVDVGLSKLADRLDEHHHWAQRLSGGEQQRIGFARILLRRPDWIFLDEATSALDPESEAHLYRLVRERLPHATVVSVGHRESLTAFHERHYAMRPAGDGTAHLLPVGQA, encoded by the coding sequence ATGCCGACCAACGCCAAGACCTTCCTGCGCGACCTGTGGCGCCTGTCCCTGCCCTATTTCGTGTCCGAGGAGCGGTGGTCCGCGCGGGGACTGCTGGCGTCGATCATCGGGCTGAATCTGTTCCAGGTTTACCTGAACGTCGTCTTCAACGAGTGGAACGGCCGCTTCTACGACACGCTCCAGAACCGGGACGAAACACGGTTCTGGGTGGAGTTGGGGATTTTCGGTTGGCTCGCCACGGTGTTCATCGTGGCCGCCCTCGCCAGCTTCTATCTGAATTACACCCTTCAGATCCGCTGGCGGCGCTGGCTCACGCACCTCTATGCGGAGCAATGGCTGTCCGAGCTCACCTACTACCGCCTCCAGTTCTCGACCCAGCCCACGGACAACCCGGACCAGCGCATTTCCGAGGACATCCGCCTGTTCATCTCGCAGACCCTCACGCTGACCCTGGGGCTGCTCAGCGCGGTGGTCACCCTGATCTCCTTCGCCGGCATCCTGTGGACGCTGTCCGGCCCGGCGACGATCCCGCTGATGGGCACGCAGATCACCATTCCCGGCTACATGGTCTGGGCAGCGGTGCTTTACGCGGTCTTCGGAACGGTGGTCACGCACCTGATCGGACGCCGCCTGATACCGATCAACTTCGAGAAGGAGAAGGTGGAGGCCGATTTCCGGTTCGCCCTGGCACGGTTCCGGGAAAACCAGGAACCGATCGCACTCATCGGCGGGGAGGATGCCGAGATGCGCGGCTTCTCCAAACTGTTCGCCGCCATCGTCCGGAACTGGAAGCTGTTCGTCACCTACAACCTCCGCGTCCTGACCTTCACCACCGGGTTCAACCAAGCCGCCATCATCTTCCCGTTCCTGGTCGGGGCGCCGCGGTTCTTCGCAGGCACGATCACGCTCGGCCAGCTCATGCAGATCTCGAACGCGTTCGGGCAGGTGCAGAACTCGCTGACCTTCTTCGTGGATGCGTACACGCAACTTGCGAACTGGGCGGCGACGGTCCGGCGCCTCACAACGTTCGAAGAGGCCGTACGCGAGGTGCGCGCGACCCAGTCCGCCGGCGCCCGCATCGAGCGTGGCACGGGTGACGATCCCGGCTTGTCCATCGAACATGTGCGCCTGGACCTGCCCCATGGTGCGGGCAAGCTGGCCGACGCGGATTTGACCGTCGCCCCCGGCGAGCGGGTGCTGGTCTCGGGACCGTCCGGCTCCGGCAAAAGCACCCTGTTCCGTGCGATTGCGGGCCTGTGGCCTTACGGCGGCGGCACCGTGCGCCTGCCCGCCGGCGCCCGCGTCATGTTCGTGCCGCAAAGGCCCTATCTTCCCATCGGCACCGTCAAGGAAATCGTCTGCTTCCCCGGCGACCCCGCGGCCACGCAGGATGCGGACGTCCACAAGGCGCTGGTGGATGTGGGCCTGTCCAAGCTCGCGGACCGGCTGGACGAGCACCACCATTGGGCACAACGCCTGTCGGGCGGCGAGCAGCAGCGGATCGGCTTCGCCCGCATCCTGCTGCGCCGCCCCGACTGGATTTTCCTGGACGAGGCGACCTCGGCCCTCGATCCGGAAAGCGAGGCGCATTTGTACCGCCTGGTCCGGGAACGGCTGCCCCATGCGACGGTGGTCAGCGTCGGCCACCGCGAAAGCCTGACGGCCTTCCACGAGCGCCACTATGCGATGCGCCCGGCCGGCGACGGCACCGCCCACCTGCTGCCGGTCGGTCAGGCCTGA
- a CDS encoding GNAT family N-acetyltransferase, with protein MKPTSRLHGDEVTRIQALLAKHPTLSLDFDGALTALADGPDNRSALLGAAGRGVALGIDFDTLTVRTTYGDLSEAEIRTATATPRRAELHIQDRHLPAARAALANRFTAVHTLRDYRLDLDGRTFAPDPRCRRLTSSDGREVAGLFQHYGDTIFSTWMLDQPFFGLFEGGHLLAAGGVVVQSRRLRSANLGNFLTRPDRRGRGLARAVVRTLAATLRAEGCSVVTLSTYAANEAACRAYEAVGFELFDSRLQVNVRAAEPV; from the coding sequence ATGAAACCCACATCACGCTTGCATGGGGACGAGGTGACCCGCATCCAGGCGCTCCTGGCGAAGCACCCGACATTGTCGCTCGACTTCGATGGCGCGCTGACCGCCCTTGCCGACGGCCCGGACAATCGCAGCGCCCTGCTGGGCGCTGCCGGCCGAGGCGTCGCCTTGGGCATCGACTTCGACACGCTGACCGTCCGGACCACGTACGGCGACCTGTCGGAGGCGGAAATCCGGACCGCCACCGCCACACCGCGCCGGGCCGAACTCCATATCCAGGACCGCCATCTGCCCGCCGCACGCGCCGCCCTGGCAAACAGGTTCACGGCTGTCCACACGCTGCGCGACTACAGGCTGGACCTGGACGGGCGGACCTTCGCCCCGGATCCGCGCTGCCGACGCCTGACGTCATCGGACGGGCGCGAAGTGGCCGGCCTGTTCCAGCACTACGGTGACACGATCTTCTCCACCTGGATGCTGGACCAGCCGTTCTTCGGCCTGTTCGAAGGCGGACACCTGCTGGCGGCCGGCGGGGTCGTCGTGCAAAGCCGGCGGCTGCGCTCGGCCAACCTCGGCAACTTTCTTACCCGCCCGGACCGGCGCGGGCGCGGTCTGGCCCGCGCGGTGGTCCGCACCCTCGCCGCCACCCTCCGGGCGGAAGGGTGCTCGGTCGTGACACTGAGCACCTATGCCGCGAACGAAGCCGCGTGCCGCGCGTACGAGGCGGTCGGGTTCGAGCTGTTCGACAGCCGGCTGCAGGTGAACGTCCGGGCGGCGGAACCGGTCTGA
- a CDS encoding glutathione S-transferase translates to MRLRYSPTSPYVRKVVMTAIELGLNDRIEREATDAWSSETTLPRDNPLGKVPALVTDDGMVLYDSPVICEYLDARAGGGKLFPSAGAARWKALRFQALGDGMCDAAILCRLERNMRPADKRWDVWESRQLGAVTRGLDTLETMAADLEGPTTIGTLSVLATLGYLDFRFADLNWRQRCPKLAAWFAKASDRPSFRDTAPPSA, encoded by the coding sequence ATGAGGTTGCGCTATTCGCCGACGTCGCCATACGTCCGCAAAGTCGTGATGACCGCCATCGAACTTGGGCTCAACGATCGCATCGAGCGTGAGGCGACCGATGCCTGGTCGTCGGAAACCACGCTGCCCCGGGACAATCCGTTGGGCAAGGTGCCGGCATTGGTCACCGACGACGGCATGGTCCTGTATGACAGCCCCGTCATCTGCGAGTACCTGGACGCACGGGCCGGTGGCGGGAAATTGTTCCCGTCGGCGGGGGCCGCGCGATGGAAGGCGCTGCGGTTCCAGGCGCTCGGCGACGGCATGTGTGATGCCGCCATCCTGTGCCGCCTGGAGCGCAACATGCGCCCGGCCGACAAGCGGTGGGACGTATGGGAAAGCCGCCAGCTCGGCGCGGTCACGCGCGGGCTCGACACGCTCGAAACGATGGCGGCCGATCTGGAAGGGCCAACGACCATCGGCACCCTCTCGGTCCTGGCGACGTTGGGGTATCTGGATTTCCGTTTCGCGGACCTGAATTGGCGCCAGAGGTGTCCGAAACTGGCGGCTTGGTTCGCCAAGGCCTCCGACCGCCCCAGCTTCCGCGACACGGCCCCGCCGTCGGCGTAA
- the gloB gene encoding hydroxyacylglutathione hydrolase, producing MTSLHIELIPALSDNYIYLLRDAGTGTVAVVDPAAAEPVEAALARHGWRLDLILNTHHHGDHVGGNADLKRRFGCPIVGPKAEAVRIPGLDRGVVEGDRVDVGGFAFEVLEVPGHTAGHIAFWCAEADALFCGDALFSLGCGRMFEGTAPQMWASLDKLRRLPDTAHIHCGHEYTQSNARFALSLDPSNLQLQARAAEVDVLRAAGRPTIPASLGWEKAVNPFLRCDDPGIQAAVGLSNADPAVVFAEVRRRKDSF from the coding sequence TTACATCTACCTGCTGCGGGATGCCGGCACGGGAACCGTGGCCGTGGTGGATCCTGCCGCCGCGGAGCCGGTGGAAGCTGCGCTCGCGCGGCATGGCTGGCGTTTGGACCTGATCCTCAACACCCACCACCATGGCGACCATGTCGGCGGCAACGCGGATCTGAAGCGGCGTTTCGGCTGCCCCATCGTCGGCCCCAAGGCCGAGGCCGTGCGCATCCCCGGGCTGGACCGCGGCGTGGTGGAGGGCGATCGGGTGGATGTGGGCGGTTTCGCCTTCGAGGTTCTGGAGGTCCCGGGCCACACCGCCGGCCACATTGCGTTCTGGTGCGCCGAGGCGGATGCGCTGTTCTGCGGCGACGCACTGTTCTCGCTGGGGTGCGGCCGGATGTTCGAGGGCACGGCCCCGCAGATGTGGGCCTCGCTGGACAAGCTGCGGCGGCTGCCCGACACGGCGCACATTCATTGCGGCCATGAATACACCCAATCCAACGCCCGCTTCGCCCTGTCGCTCGATCCTTCCAACCTGCAACTCCAGGCCCGTGCGGCGGAGGTGGACGTGCTGCGGGCTGCCGGCCGTCCGACAATCCCGGCGTCGCTGGGCTGGGAGAAAGCGGTTAACCCGTTCCTGCGCTGCGACGATCCGGGCATCCAAGCCGCGGTCGGCCTGTCGAATGCAGACCCGGCCGTCGTCTTTGCCGAGGTGCGCCGACGCAAGGACAGCTTTTAG